CCTGCGAATACACGGTGCGCCCGAACTCGCCGCCCCACACGACGAGCGTGTCCTTCAACAGACCGCGCTCCTTCAAATCCGTGAGCAGCGCGTAGCACGGCTGGTCACTGTCGTTGCACTGGCTCTTGATGTCCTTCGGCAGGTTGCCGTGCTGGTCCCAGCCGCGGTGGAGGACCTGCACCACGCGAACGTCGCGCTCGGCAAGCCGCCGCGCGAGCAGCGCCGCGTGGGCAAAGGTGCCGGGTTTCGTCACCTCGGGGCCGTAGCGTTCGAGGATGGGCTTGGGCTCCTTCGAGAGGTCCACAAGCTCGGGCACGCTCGTCTGCATCCGGAAGGCCATCTCGTATTGCGCGATGCGCGTGAGCGTCTCGGGGTCGTTGTAGCGGTCGTGGTTCAACTGGTTGAGCTTGCCGAGGCCGTCGAGCAGCGCGCGGCGGTTCGCCGGTTCGACACCGGGCGGGTTTTGGACGAAGAGCACCGGGTCGCCGCCGCTGCGGAGCGCGACGCCGTTGTGGCGCGTGGGCAGGAAGCCGCTGTTCCACATGCGCGTGAAAAGCGCCTGCGCCGCCGCGCCGCTGGACCAGCTCGGCGTGAGCACGACGAAGCTGGGCAGGTCGTTGTTTTCGCTGCCGAGCCCGTAGCTGAGCCAAGAGCCGAGGCTCGCGCGGCCGGGCACCTCGCTGCCGGTCATCACGAAGGTGCACGCCGGGTCGTGGTTGATCGCCTCCGTGTGGATGCTGCGGAGGACAGCAAGATCGTCGGCGACCTTCGCCGTCCACGGGAGCAGCTCGCTGACCCACGTGCCGCATTGGCCATGTTGCGCGAACTTGAACATCGAGGGCGCGACCGGCAGGCGCGCCTGGCCGCTGGTCATCGTGGTGATGCGCTGGCCCATGCGGATCGAATCGGGCAAGTCCTTGTCGAAGTTCGCCTCGAGCTTGGGCTTGTAATCCCACATGTCGATCTGCGACGGCCCGCCGTTCATGTGCAGGTAAATCAACCGCCTGGCCTTCGGCGCAATGTGCGGCAAACCGGCGAGCGCGGGATGGACACGGGCGATGCCGTTCTTCTTCGTGGCTGCGGCGAGCGGTGATTCCATCGTCGCGAGCGCGATGGCGCCTGCGCTCAGTCCCGCGCTGCGGAAGAACTGACGGCGCGTGTGATGGGCGAGGTAGTCGTTGAGAGGGCTCATGGGAAAGTGTTCAGTTCTTTGTCACGGCTTCGTCCAGATTCAACAGCATGTTCGCCACGAGCGTGTAGGCGGCGAGCTCGGCGGGGTCGAGCGCCTCGTCGGGCTTGGAGTCGCCGAAGGTGATGAGCTTCTTCGCCGCGTCGGGGCTTGCCTTGTAGCTCGCAAGCTGGCCGAAAAAGGTGTCGTAGAGCACGGCGAGCTCGGCCTTCGTCGGCGCGCGCGAGGTCGCGAAACGGAACGCCCACGCGATGCGGTCGCCCGTGGTCGCGCCGCCTTCCTTCATCATCCGCTGGCCGAACGCCCGCGCAGCCTCGACGTATTGGATGTCGTTCAGCAAGTTCAGGGCCTGAAGCGGCGTGTTGCTGCGCTCGCGTCGCACACAGAACTGCTCGCGGCTCGGCGCGTCGAAGGTCGTCATCGCCGGCGGCGGCGCGGTGCGCTTGTAGAAGGTGTAGAGGCTGCGGCGATACAAGGCGTCGCCCGTGTCGCGTTTGTAGGTCTTGGTGTTGCTGCCCGAGTAGGCGACGGGCTCCCAGATGTTGTCGGGCTGATAGGGGCGCACGCCCTTGCCGCCCATCGTGGGCACGAGCAGGCCGCTCACGTAGAGCGCGGTGTCGCGGATGACCTCGGCGTCGAGGCGGAAGCGCGGGCCGCGTCCGTAGAGCAGGTTCTCCGGGTCGGCGGCGAGCAGCTTTGGCGTGGCTTTCGAATCCTGCCGGTAAGTCGCGGACATCACGAGCATCTTCACGAAGCGCTTCGTGTCCCACGACTGCTCTCGGAACGTCACCGCAAGCCAGTCAAGCAGTTCCGGATGGGACGGCGGCATGCCCTGCGCGCCGAAGTCGTTCGCGGTTTTCACGAGGCCCGTGCCGAAAAACTGCTGCCAGACGCGGTTCACGGTCACGCGCGCGGTCAGCGGATGCTCCGGCGACACGAGCCACCTGGCGAAGGCGAGGCGGTTCGTCGTGTCAGCCTTCGGCAGCGGCGGCAGGAAGGCCGGCGTGTTTGGAACCACGCGCTCGCCGGGCTTGTTGTATTGGCCGCGAACCATGATGAAACTCTCGCGCGGCTTTTCGAGGTCCTTCCAGATGAAGGTTGCGGGGATGGCCTTGTCGAACTCCTCGCGCGCCTTGGCGACGGGATCCTTCTCCTTGTGCAGCGTGGCAAAGGCGGGCTTCGTCGCGTTGCAGACGAACTCGAAATAATAGTCGCGAAGGCGCTGATTCTCCGCGGGCTTCCGGTCCTCGGGCTTTACGGAGCGGAAGAGCCGCTTCACGTCATCGGGCACGTTGTTGAGCGCCTTGCCCTGGTTTTCCTTCAGCCACACGGCGAGCGACTCGGTCGGGTCCTTGCGCGGGTCGGTCTCGGCCACGACGCCGAGCTTGTCCCACGTGACCGTGCCGCCGAACTGGGTGAACGCGACGCCGTCAATCTTCGTGCCCGCCGCGAGCGAGAGTTTCGACGCGGGGAATTCGAGGCGCACCCACTCGCCTGACTTAGGCAATGCGCCGAGCGGTTGCTTCTCGGGCGTGCCTTTCCTGCCGTATTCGATCGCGTCCGGGTCGCCCCACACGACGCGGTGCGACCACGTGGTCGTGTGGAACTGCACCATGATCGCCTTCGGCGGATTCGCCGGATCGAGGAATGCGTGCACGTAGA
The Verrucomicrobiota bacterium DNA segment above includes these coding regions:
- a CDS encoding DUF1501 domain-containing protein; its protein translation is MSPLNDYLAHHTRRQFFRSAGLSAGAIALATMESPLAAATKKNGIARVHPALAGLPHIAPKARRLIYLHMNGGPSQIDMWDYKPKLEANFDKDLPDSIRMGQRITTMTSGQARLPVAPSMFKFAQHGQCGTWVSELLPWTAKVADDLAVLRSIHTEAINHDPACTFVMTGSEVPGRASLGSWLSYGLGSENNDLPSFVVLTPSWSSGAAAQALFTRMWNSGFLPTRHNGVALRSGGDPVLFVQNPPGVEPANRRALLDGLGKLNQLNHDRYNDPETLTRIAQYEMAFRMQTSVPELVDLSKEPKPILERYGPEVTKPGTFAHAALLARRLAERDVRVVQVLHRGWDQHGNLPKDIKSQCNDSDQPCYALLTDLKERGLLKDTLVVWGGEFGRTVYSQGTLKKDQYGRDHHPRNFCMWMAGGGVKGGVVYGETDDFSYNIVENPVHLRDLNGTILHLMGVDHRRLTFKFQGLDHRLTGVEHEAQIVKPVLA
- a CDS encoding DUF1553 domain-containing protein, with the protein product MTRLETRIVRVVLLVLLAAPGSTRAPAAAARKVDYNRDIRPILSDNCYACHGPDEKKRKAKLRLDTQDSALANRDVKPAITPRNLKQSGLWHRITTKDPDDLMPPAESHKKLSPHQIALLKQWIEEGATFKGHWSFTAPVMPAVPKVQSAKFKVQSPIDNFIAAKLAEKGPGNSPEASREILIRRVTFDLTGFPPTPAEVDAFLADKSPDAYERVVDRLLKSPRYGEHMARYWLDAARYGDTHGLHLDNERSIWPYRDWVVKAFNDNLPFDQFTVWQLAGDLLPNPTQEQLVATGFNRCNVTTSEGGSINEEFIFRYAVDRAETTAAVWMGLTAGCAVCHDHKFDPITSRDFYSLYSFFHSSADPAMDGNILLTAPILKLTSPEQQKKLDDFDAQLGAIDQRIKAALAKVTYTDPASVTSATPVKRIEAVWVDDDFPAGAKPGLNPDTPALTWVTGKDARVFAGNRAIQRTATGLAQDFFNGITAPFSVPAGGTFYVHAFLDPANPPKAIMVQFHTTTWSHRVVWGDPDAIEYGRKGTPEKQPLGALPKSGEWVRLEFPASKLSLAAGTKIDGVAFTQFGGTVTWDKLGVVAETDPRKDPTESLAVWLKENQGKALNNVPDDVKRLFRSVKPEDRKPAENQRLRDYYFEFVCNATKPAFATLHKEKDPVAKAREEFDKAIPATFIWKDLEKPRESFIMVRGQYNKPGERVVPNTPAFLPPLPKADTTNRLAFARWLVSPEHPLTARVTVNRVWQQFFGTGLVKTANDFGAQGMPPSHPELLDWLAVTFREQSWDTKRFVKMLVMSATYRQDSKATPKLLAADPENLLYGRGPRFRLDAEVIRDTALYVSGLLVPTMGGKGVRPYQPDNIWEPVAYSGSNTKTYKRDTGDALYRRSLYTFYKRTAPPPAMTTFDAPSREQFCVRRERSNTPLQALNLLNDIQYVEAARAFGQRMMKEGGATTGDRIAWAFRFATSRAPTKAELAVLYDTFFGQLASYKASPDAAKKLITFGDSKPDEALDPAELAAYTLVANMLLNLDEAVTKN